A region of Marnyiella aurantia DNA encodes the following proteins:
- a CDS encoding c-type cytochrome gives MKKTILTAAAVSLFMVSCARSNAVTGPKYTSSEKLSQGKTVFENSCNKCHNLPEPTKHTDAEWIETLSRMAPRAKLTPDQHQMVYDYLISQN, from the coding sequence ATGAAAAAGACAATCCTAACAGCGGCGGCAGTTTCGCTTTTCATGGTCTCGTGCGCAAGAAGTAATGCGGTAACAGGACCTAAGTACACCTCTTCTGAAAAACTTTCTCAGGGAAAAACTGTCTTCGAAAACTCGTGCAATAAATGTCATAATTTACCTGAACCGACTAAACATACCGATGCGGAGTGGATTGAAACACTGAGCAGAATGGCGCCGCGTGCAAAACTTACTCCGGACCAACACCAAATGGTATATGATTATCTGATTTCCCAAAACTGA